The Geoalkalibacter sp. genome includes the window CAGCACCTGCCGGCCCTCGTCGAGCAGCGCCTGAATCCGGCGCGCCGCCTCGTCGCGATAGGGATGGTAATGGCGCGCCAGCAGCTCGGCCTTGTCGGCCGCGGGCAAATGACGGGTCAGCTCCGAAAAGAGGCTGCGCCGGTTGTGCGGCGCGCGGTTGAGATCCACCAGCAGACGCGTCACCGTCGCCGCCAGCAACGGCGCCTCGAGCTCGGCGGCGAGACGGCGCGCCAGCTCCAGGGCGCCGATGTCGTAGCCGCGATGGGTGGGGAGCAGGGCGTCGCGCCCACGAAACAAGTCGGCATAGGCGGCCGGCACTTCGTTGCCGCCGTGCTCGCAGGTCAGCAGCAGTTGTCGCTCACCGCGCATCAAAACATCTCCCCCCGCTCCAGGCAACGGGCAAGGCGCCCGTAGAGCTCCCGCAAATGGCCCTGGTCGAATGCCGCCGGCAAGGCGTCGAGAATGCGCCGCGCCAGGGGGCCGTGCCGCAGAATCCGCTGGAGGGCCGGCCGGTATTCCTCGGGAATGTCCGTCGCCACCTCTGCCGCCAGGTGTCGCCAAAGCTCCCCGGCACTGAGGGGCCGCGCCGGCAGGCCGAAGCAGGCCAGGTAGTCGCCGTCGCCGATCCGTGCCCGCTCGCCCTCCCGCGCCGTCGCCACGAACAAGGGGGCCAGCACCGCGAGGGGCATGCCCTGCTGCCGGGCCAGCCCGCACCAGCGCTCGGCGGACAGGGCGCGCAGCACCGCGACAATGGCGCCGGCCACGGCCAGATCGGCCAGGGGACATTCCTGGATGTCGAGGACGCGGATCTCGATGGTGTTGCGCTCGAAGCGCGCGATGGCGCCCCGCGAGTTGAGCCATTCCTCCTGCAGGAGGCCTTGAGGATCCAACGGCGCGATGGCGCGGTACATGGCGGCGAGGATTTCCTGTTCATAGGCGGCGCGGGTATAGACCGCCTCGGGCACCACCTGACCGGTGATGGAGGGCAGGGCTTTCTGGTTGTCGCGATAGAACAGCAGGCGATTGTCGAGAGCGCCGGTGGCACGCCCCGCGACGATGGGCGAACTCGCCGCCAGGGCCGGCAGCAGCGGCAGGATCAGGCGGATGGCGGCATGCAGGCGGCCGAACTCGGCGTCATCGGCAAAGGGCAAGTTGAGATGGGTGCTCTGCAGGTTGGACCAGCCATGGCAGCGGCAGTCGAAAATCCGGTTGTAGGCTTCATAGATCGGACGGTTGTCGTAGGGCCAGAGGCGCGTCTCGCGCGCCGGATCCATCCAGGGATGCATGGCGCCGGGCAGCAGACAGGCCCCCAGGGGCGCGAGCAGGGCGTTGGCCCGCGCCACTCCGTCCTGGAACGCCGCCGCCAGCCCCGCCAGCCGTGGCGCCGGACCGTTGGTCTTGAACTCGACGACATGCAGCACAAGCTCGTTGGACCAGGAAAGAGTCCCCCGTTCAACTTCACTCACCCTCTGGCCCGCCACCTGCTCCAGCAGCCGGTCGCACAGGGGTTTGACGGCCAGAGTGTCGCGATCCACGATCATGTATTCGAGTTCGATGCCGAAGCCCTCGAACAACCCCAACGGCCTGCCGTCCCTCATTTCAGAAGCCTTCCTTGCGTCGTTCGACGCGGCGCAGCAGCACGCGCATGATGCGCTGGTAGAGTTCGTCCTTGAGCACCTGATCCTCGATGCCCCCGTCGATGTTGGGATTGTCGTTGATCTCGATGACATAGACCTTGCCGCCAAGCTGCTTGAGATCCACCCCGTAGAGGCCGTCGCCGATGAGATTGGCCGCCTTGAGGGCGACGCGCACCACCGGCGTCGGCACATGCTCCACCGGCAGGGTGTCGAAGCGCCCCTCGTCAGTGCGGCCGCTGCCGTCGCGCCGCAGAATTTGCCAGTGGTTTTTCACCATGTAGTAGCGACAGGCAAAAAGGGGCTGGCGATCGAAGATGCCGATGCGCCAGTCGAAGGGCGTGGGCATGAACTCCTGGGCGATGATCAGCTCGGATTTTTCCAGCAGGCGCGCCGCGGCCTCCTTGAGGGCATCGGATGTCTCGACCTTGACCACGCCCTGGGAGAAGGAGCTGTCGGGCTGCTTGAGGATCACGGGAAAACCGAGTTGCGCCGCGACCTGCTCGCGGTTGTCGCGATGGATGATGAGAGTGCGGGGCGTGGCGATGCGGTGGCGCTCGAGAAGCTCGGCGAGAAACACCTTGTTGGTGCATTTGAGGATCGATTCGGGATCGTCCACCACCACCAGCCCCTCGGCGGCGGCACGGCGCGCGAAGCGGTAGGTGTGATGGTTGACGCTGGTGGTCTCGCGAATGAGCAGGGCATCGAATTCACCAAGCCGGGTGTAGTCCTCGCGGGTGATGAATTCGGCGGAAAAGCCCACGCCCTCGGCGGCGCGCGCGAAGCGCCGCAGGGCCTTGGCGTTGGACGGCGCCTCGCGCGCCTGGGGATCGCTGAGGATCGCCAGATCATAGCGACGGTTGGCCTTTTTCGCCGGACGCGGCCGGCGCCCGCGAAAATACTCCTGGGCCACCGCCACGACGAAGGCATGGTGCTCGGCGGGAATTTCGCTGGCGGCGATGGCGCGCATGGTGGCCAGATGCCAGCGGCCGCTCCGGGCGCCGACCACGAAGCTGGCACGCAGCAGCGGCGCGGGAAACAGCTTGAAGAGCTGCGCCGCTAGGCGGTCGTAGCGGTGCGCGAGGTTGCGCCCGAAGTAGATGCTTAGGGTGAATTCCTGGGATTGCAGGGGCGCGAGGCTCTTGTGGATGAGCTCCTGAAGATCCTCGGCGGCGATGCGCAGGATGGTCTGGCTTTTGAGGTCCTGCACCGCGGTCACGCTGGGAAAGGGCTTGTGGCCGCGCGCCGCCGCGAGCAGCGACACATAGTAGCCGAGACTCTGGTAGCGGTAGGAGCGGCACAGGTTGTAGACCTCGGCGCCCTTGACGCCCAGATAGCGCGGATCGGTCAAATAGGAGCGCGCCGCCGTCAGCTCCACGCCGGGCAGATCCAGGGGCCACTGCCCGGGATCATCCACCACGATCAGCGCTGCTCGCGCCATGACGTCTCCTTTCCGCGCGCGGCCGGACGATGAGCAGATTGGCGTCGTAGGTCAGCACGCCCAGCAGGATGGCGTTGATCACCCGATCCATGCCCGCCTCGTATTTCTGCGTCTGGGTGAGGGGATTGCTCCGCAGGGGATCAGCCACCGCCACGGTGCGCGCCCCGCGGTCATAGCCGCGCAGCACCACGAAATGCCCCGAGGGTTCGCCGCGCACATCGTCGTAGTCGCTGTTGGGCCCGTATTCGCGCGGACTGCGGTAGAGCCAGGTGGCGGAAAGCCCGGCGAGGATCGGGATGCCGCGATTGAGGTAGCGGCGAATCAGGGCGCCGGTCAGATCCTCGCAACGCACCTCGCCGCCCAGGGCGAGAAATTCCAGAAAACCCTCGGAGGCCACGCGCAGCTTCGCCTCGTTTTTATGCGCCAGCTGGGCGCGCAGCTTGGCGGCGAGATCCACCTTCTCCCCCGTCAGCCAGGTGGGATCGAAGAGTTGCAGCTTGTAGGTGAACAGCGTCGCGCGGTAGCCGCGGCGCAGGGCGTGGCAGGCAAGCAGCACCGCCAGGGTGCCGCCGCCTTCGAGCATGGGCACCTCGGCGATCACCCGCTCCAGGGGCAGATCCTCGCCGTAGTAATGGTAGAGGGCCTCCAGACAGGTCGGGCCGCAGGTGACCTCGTCGGGCTGGGGCAGAATGCGAAAGGGAAGACGGGCCTGGTCCTGGTTTTCCATGAGACTCACCCCCGGGGCGCGAATGAGCAGAGCATAGCACCGAATCGCGCCGCCGCCAGGGCGTGGCTATTGACTTTTTTCCCTCATGTGTTTCCCTTGTGCAGTACCGGTCGCACCGGTCCATCGCCAAGGACAACTCTCAGGGGGAAATCGCCATGAATGTCGCCGAAATCCGGGAAATCGCCAAGACCATGGGCATCAAGGGCACCAGCAAGCTGAAGAAAACCGAGCTCATTCACGCCATCCAGACCCACGAGGGCAACGCCGACTGCTACGCCGCGCCCTGGCGACTTGAGTGCGGCCAGGACGACTGCCTGTGGCGCCGCGACTGCCAGGGTCCGACCCCCTGAGGCCGGGCCGGGCGGTTTCACAGCAGATCACGAAATCGCACCCGAGCGTAAAAACACAGAATCCCCCCCAGCGCCAGCAACAGATCGCGCGACCAGGGAATCGGCCGCCCCAGTCCCCAGGCCCACAGAGGATCGAGGAGGGCCGCCATGAGGAACCCCACCGCCCCCCAGGTCAACAAAACGCGCATCATGCCAGGGTCTCCGCCAGTGCCGAACGGGGCGCGGCGCGCCTTGCGCCGGCGCCCTCAGCTCTTGTCGACACTGTAGCGCCCCGCGCCGATCACCAGCAAGCCGACAAAGACGATGCCCAGCTCGATGGCGTGGGCGGCGCCCTTGAGGCCGTCGCCGCGCCCCAGGTGCATGGTCGCCGCCACCGCCATGGTCACCGCCAAGAACAGGCAGGCCGGGCGCATGAACAGGCCGAGGATCAAACAGACCGCGCCCAGGGTCTCGCTGAGTGCCGCGGCCAGGCCCCACATCCGCGGCATGAAGTCGATGCCGAC containing:
- a CDS encoding N-formylglutamate amidohydrolase, whose product is MRGERQLLLTCEHGGNEVPAAYADLFRGRDALLPTHRGYDIGALELARRLAAELEAPLLAATVTRLLVDLNRAPHNRRSLFSELTRHLPAADKAELLARHYHPYRDEAARRIQALLDEGRQVLHLAVHSFTPELHGEVRNADLGLLYDPARPLEAEFCRAWQERLQHLAPTLRVRRNYPYRGASDALVTWLRRRLPAEGYLGLELEVNQALALAGGATWKALPRLLAASLRGLPSG
- a CDS encoding Rho termination factor N-terminal domain-containing protein, which codes for MNVAEIREIAKTMGIKGTSKLKKTELIHAIQTHEGNADCYAAPWRLECGQDDCLWRRDCQGPTP
- a CDS encoding carboxylate-amine ligase, producing the protein MRDGRPLGLFEGFGIELEYMIVDRDTLAVKPLCDRLLEQVAGQRVSEVERGTLSWSNELVLHVVEFKTNGPAPRLAGLAAAFQDGVARANALLAPLGACLLPGAMHPWMDPARETRLWPYDNRPIYEAYNRIFDCRCHGWSNLQSTHLNLPFADDAEFGRLHAAIRLILPLLPALAASSPIVAGRATGALDNRLLFYRDNQKALPSITGQVVPEAVYTRAAYEQEILAAMYRAIAPLDPQGLLQEEWLNSRGAIARFERNTIEIRVLDIQECPLADLAVAGAIVAVLRALSAERWCGLARQQGMPLAVLAPLFVATAREGERARIGDGDYLACFGLPARPLSAGELWRHLAAEVATDIPEEYRPALQRILRHGPLARRILDALPAAFDQGHLRELYGRLARCLERGEMF
- a CDS encoding DoxX family protein, producing MWRILNKYRDLGLLFMRLGLGGMFLFHGVPKLLGGPERWRQLGQAMSYVGIDFMPRMWGLAAALSETLGAVCLILGLFMRPACLFLAVTMAVAATMHLGRGDGLKGAAHAIELGIVFVGLLVIGAGRYSVDKS
- a CDS encoding C39 family peptidase encodes the protein MENQDQARLPFRILPQPDEVTCGPTCLEALYHYYGEDLPLERVIAEVPMLEGGGTLAVLLACHALRRGYRATLFTYKLQLFDPTWLTGEKVDLAAKLRAQLAHKNEAKLRVASEGFLEFLALGGEVRCEDLTGALIRRYLNRGIPILAGLSATWLYRSPREYGPNSDYDDVRGEPSGHFVVLRGYDRGARTVAVADPLRSNPLTQTQKYEAGMDRVINAILLGVLTYDANLLIVRPRAERRRHGASSADRGG
- a CDS encoding RimK family protein is translated as MARAALIVVDDPGQWPLDLPGVELTAARSYLTDPRYLGVKGAEVYNLCRSYRYQSLGYYVSLLAAARGHKPFPSVTAVQDLKSQTILRIAAEDLQELIHKSLAPLQSQEFTLSIYFGRNLAHRYDRLAAQLFKLFPAPLLRASFVVGARSGRWHLATMRAIAASEIPAEHHAFVVAVAQEYFRGRRPRPAKKANRRYDLAILSDPQAREAPSNAKALRRFARAAEGVGFSAEFITREDYTRLGEFDALLIRETTSVNHHTYRFARRAAAEGLVVVDDPESILKCTNKVFLAELLERHRIATPRTLIIHRDNREQVAAQLGFPVILKQPDSSFSQGVVKVETSDALKEAAARLLEKSELIIAQEFMPTPFDWRIGIFDRQPLFACRYYMVKNHWQILRRDGSGRTDEGRFDTLPVEHVPTPVVRVALKAANLIGDGLYGVDLKQLGGKVYVIEINDNPNIDGGIEDQVLKDELYQRIMRVLLRRVERRKEGF